From a region of the Roseivirga sp. 4D4 genome:
- a CDS encoding pentapeptide repeat-containing protein, whose translation MKTQKLTTRAVISCAFLMLITLSAFAQQKVKASDIMEALKKGDEVSYKDVTVTGVLDFTFMDEKKRDLPTRRRWWRDGSDNEVNETIESKVSFVNVTFEDDVLAYYHDDRSEYTFTADFEKDVTFENCKFQRNAMFKYSVFERSASFAASSFEEETTFKYAEFEDQANFSKTFFDEDAIFKYTKFRDGANFNAAKFDRSLDMKYTKVRGDLDIKDMDVRWDIITKYAEVNGRSFTRYLMDN comes from the coding sequence ATGAAAACTCAAAAACTCACTACCCGCGCAGTTATCTCATGCGCATTTTTAATGTTAATCACCCTTTCTGCATTCGCTCAACAAAAGGTCAAAGCATCTGATATTATGGAGGCTTTGAAAAAAGGGGATGAAGTTTCTTACAAGGATGTCACCGTCACAGGTGTTTTAGATTTCACCTTTATGGATGAAAAGAAACGTGACTTACCAACGAGGAGACGTTGGTGGAGAGATGGTTCTGACAACGAAGTCAATGAGACCATTGAATCGAAAGTCTCTTTTGTCAATGTGACTTTCGAAGACGATGTATTGGCTTACTATCATGACGATAGATCGGAGTATACCTTTACTGCTGATTTTGAAAAAGATGTCACTTTTGAAAACTGTAAGTTCCAAAGAAACGCCATGTTCAAGTACTCTGTTTTTGAGCGTTCAGCAAGTTTCGCAGCATCTTCTTTCGAAGAAGAAACTACTTTTAAGTATGCGGAATTTGAAGATCAGGCCAACTTCTCAAAGACGTTTTTCGATGAGGATGCCATCTTCAAATACACTAAATTCAGAGACGGTGCCAATTTTAATGCCGCCAAGTTCGACAGATCATTGGACATGAAATACACCAAGGTAAGAGGAGACTTGGACATCAAGGATATGGATGTTCGATGGGACATCATTACCAAGTATGCGGAAGTAAACGGAAGAAGCTTTACCCGCTACCTAATGGATAATTAA
- a CDS encoding carboxypeptidase-like regulatory domain-containing protein yields the protein MKPLWKKYYLILPLATALLACLPQTASAQDKEDLHIVQVSGLVMNADSTQTIPGVHVFNKRSGRGDITDYKGWISKAFLAGETLIISAVGFKNREVVIPEDVGDRWTVIFALEEDFVDLGEVEVNPFPSEELFKEAILAMNLNEDQQNVINSFAPEVIQELIRSTPLQASPSANYRFMQNQQFVNLQNSAGPRANPLLNPFAWSQFINSLKRKKKK from the coding sequence GTGAAGCCCCTTTGGAAAAAATATTACCTGATTTTACCTCTGGCAACTGCGCTGTTAGCGTGTTTGCCACAAACAGCTAGTGCTCAGGATAAAGAAGACCTACATATTGTTCAGGTTTCAGGACTGGTAATGAATGCGGATAGTACCCAAACCATCCCTGGAGTTCATGTCTTCAACAAAAGAAGTGGTAGAGGAGACATCACCGACTACAAAGGATGGATTAGTAAGGCTTTCCTCGCAGGAGAAACACTGATCATTAGTGCAGTGGGTTTCAAAAATCGAGAAGTTGTGATCCCAGAAGATGTGGGCGATCGATGGACTGTGATTTTCGCTTTAGAAGAGGATTTTGTAGACCTGGGAGAGGTTGAAGTTAACCCTTTCCCTTCCGAAGAGCTTTTTAAAGAAGCGATTTTGGCAATGAACCTTAATGAGGATCAACAGAACGTCATTAATAGCTTTGCTCCTGAGGTAATTCAAGAATTAATTCGTTCCACCCCTTTGCAAGCCAGCCCAAGTGCTAATTACAGGTTTATGCAAAACCAACAGTTTGTAAACCTTCAAAACAGTGCAGGACCTCGCGCCAACCCTTTACTGAATCCTTTTGCTTGGTCTCAGTTCATCAATTCTTTGAAGCGTAAAAAGAAAAAGTAA
- a CDS encoding DUF4920 domain-containing protein has protein sequence MKKLLFLSCVLFAFACSPQNKSEEKTAEIVGKYGAEITEDGMISVDDMVAKLSKSDSIMVKVKGEITATCAMKGCWMNLVMPNGEEMRVTFKDYAFFVPKEGMEGNEALIEGVVTRTVTDVETLKHYAEDAGKPQSIIDAITEAKEELAFEASGVIIYKTQVAEEVTTGE, from the coding sequence ATGAAGAAATTATTGTTTTTGAGTTGTGTGTTATTCGCTTTCGCCTGTAGCCCACAAAATAAATCTGAAGAAAAGACGGCCGAAATTGTTGGCAAGTATGGAGCTGAAATCACTGAAGACGGTATGATTTCGGTAGATGATATGGTCGCCAAATTGTCTAAGTCAGATTCAATTATGGTGAAGGTAAAAGGTGAAATCACTGCTACTTGTGCCATGAAGGGATGCTGGATGAATTTGGTAATGCCGAACGGTGAGGAAATGAGGGTTACTTTCAAAGACTATGCATTCTTTGTTCCAAAAGAAGGTATGGAGGGTAATGAAGCCCTAATTGAGGGTGTGGTTACGAGAACGGTTACGGATGTCGAGACCCTTAAGCACTATGCCGAAGATGCCGGAAAGCCACAATCGATTATTGATGCAATCACTGAAGCTAAGGAGGAATTAGCTTTTGAAGCCAGTGGCGTAATCATCTATAAAACCCAGGTTGCTGAGGAGGTAACGACTGGAGAATAA
- a CDS encoding ArsR/SmtB family transcription factor produces the protein MRLKNFSLSFGSQIFKSVSDESRVRILHLLYRNGELTISDIEHILEFTQTKTSRHITYLKNSGMVSARKVDQWVFYSIREEVEELTNRIFDFLVKDASLQKDQETYEVLNSNRELAKSRLQNKNLLR, from the coding sequence ATGCGTCTCAAGAATTTCAGCCTCAGTTTTGGAAGCCAAATCTTTAAATCCGTCTCTGATGAGTCAAGGGTAAGAATCCTGCATCTGCTTTATCGCAACGGGGAGTTGACCATCTCCGACATTGAACATATCCTTGAATTCACCCAAACTAAGACTTCAAGACATATAACGTATTTGAAGAATTCGGGAATGGTCAGTGCACGAAAAGTAGATCAGTGGGTGTTTTATAGCATTCGCGAAGAGGTGGAGGAATTGACCAATCGTATTTTTGATTTTTTAGTTAAAGATGCTTCTCTTCAAAAGGATCAGGAGACATATGAGGTGCTTAATTCTAATCGCGAATTGGCCAAAAGCAGACTGCAGAATAAAAACCTACTGCGCTAA
- a CDS encoding sugar-transfer associated ATP-grasp domain-containing protein — MRKWLSSFQKLESEVLGINERNIDFIYQFNKRSDYILADDKCLAKDIFVKHDIPCPITYGIVHHLVEIQPVWSAIQDKERVVIKPAKGAGGKGIMILRKAEGFWYSGSKQISEEHIFHHVANILFGLYSFGDSDKAIFEEFVTPHQFFGEIYDQGVPDFRIILLNAIPLMGMLRMPTEESGGKANLHQGGLGIGLDLDKGILKSAYNGKAYLTHHPDSQQRIQGLEIPYWNELLQMAKDVAQVYPLKYLGVDLVIDQNKGPMIMEVNVRPGLGIQLANKQGLKRILETIRRNENEA, encoded by the coding sequence ATGAGGAAGTGGTTAAGCAGTTTTCAAAAGTTAGAGTCCGAGGTATTGGGGATCAATGAGCGAAATATCGATTTCATTTACCAATTCAATAAGCGATCGGACTACATCCTGGCCGATGACAAATGCCTGGCCAAAGATATTTTTGTCAAGCACGATATACCTTGTCCGATTACTTATGGCATAGTTCATCACCTCGTTGAAATCCAGCCTGTCTGGAGTGCCATTCAGGATAAGGAACGCGTTGTAATCAAGCCTGCAAAAGGAGCTGGGGGCAAAGGAATCATGATACTGCGTAAGGCCGAAGGGTTCTGGTATAGTGGATCCAAACAGATCTCAGAAGAGCATATTTTTCATCATGTAGCTAATATCTTATTTGGACTTTACTCCTTCGGAGATAGTGATAAGGCCATTTTTGAAGAGTTTGTGACACCTCATCAATTTTTTGGCGAAATCTATGACCAGGGTGTTCCAGATTTCAGAATCATCCTGCTGAATGCTATTCCCCTAATGGGCATGCTGAGAATGCCTACTGAAGAGTCTGGAGGGAAAGCAAACCTACATCAGGGAGGCCTGGGCATTGGTCTGGATTTAGACAAAGGCATTTTGAAAAGCGCTTACAATGGGAAGGCCTATTTGACACATCACCCAGACAGTCAGCAAAGAATTCAGGGACTTGAAATCCCTTACTGGAATGAACTATTGCAAATGGCGAAAGACGTGGCACAGGTTTATCCACTGAAGTATTTAGGGGTAGACCTCGTGATTGACCAAAACAAAGGCCCGATGATCATGGAAGTGAATGTACGGCCAGGGCTTGGGATACAACTGGCCAATAAGCAAGGCCTAAAAAGAATTTTAGAAACGATAAGGAGGAATGAAAATGAAGCTTAA
- a CDS encoding DUF4249 family protein: MKFPIPYRPASFVKSLIGLLLVGIFIAVGCSEVIELEDNTVGGQVIIYGRISNSTQANEVVISRAGEASTAPLPIEGAIVKIVDDTGLEEFLVEDAPGHYTLGRNVLSGQFGRSYRLEADIEGSIYTTDFQELLPVLSQDEMRYEIGVERDITSSGATVTDDVVRLFVDSDLPDDLPDQFFMRWEIEEVYSVLTGFFPTFWFPRSAPPQKQCYVTHKLGADEIFLLDGRDIRRSDLKNRELITRVIDRSFQNKHYFNLIQSRVSEENFEYWEKVRTLTITNGSIFDQVVGPLKGNVKSDDPGEEVFGFFEVIGIDTTRLLMTNNDIPVFFRDPCVFQGDLVLPLLTVPFDCFECLLQRKIIDPQCAFCEAVPNNGPRPSYF, translated from the coding sequence TTGAAATTTCCAATACCATATCGCCCCGCCTCTTTTGTTAAGTCTCTAATTGGCTTACTCTTGGTCGGGATTTTCATTGCCGTAGGTTGTTCTGAGGTGATTGAGCTAGAAGATAATACGGTCGGTGGTCAGGTGATTATCTATGGTCGTATCAGCAACAGCACTCAAGCCAACGAGGTAGTTATCTCCAGAGCTGGTGAGGCGAGCACAGCACCTTTGCCTATTGAAGGAGCCATAGTCAAAATAGTTGATGACACGGGACTCGAAGAATTTCTTGTGGAGGATGCTCCAGGCCATTACACTTTGGGCAGGAATGTGCTATCCGGACAATTTGGAAGATCTTATCGATTGGAAGCGGATATCGAAGGGAGTATTTACACAACTGACTTTCAAGAATTGCTACCCGTTTTATCTCAGGATGAAATGCGCTATGAAATTGGAGTGGAACGAGATATAACTTCTTCTGGTGCTACGGTTACCGATGATGTTGTAAGGCTGTTTGTCGACTCTGACTTACCAGATGACTTGCCGGATCAGTTTTTTATGAGGTGGGAGATAGAAGAAGTCTATTCAGTACTGACAGGCTTCTTTCCGACATTTTGGTTTCCAAGAAGTGCACCACCTCAAAAACAGTGTTATGTGACACATAAATTGGGGGCAGATGAGATTTTTCTATTAGATGGGAGAGATATTAGAAGAAGCGACCTGAAAAATCGTGAACTCATTACGCGTGTAATCGATCGATCATTTCAGAACAAGCACTATTTCAACCTGATTCAGTCACGTGTGAGTGAAGAGAACTTTGAATACTGGGAGAAGGTAAGAACTTTAACCATCACCAATGGATCCATCTTTGACCAAGTGGTGGGACCACTGAAAGGGAATGTAAAAAGTGATGATCCAGGTGAAGAGGTATTTGGCTTTTTTGAAGTAATAGGCATTGATACGACCAGATTACTAATGACCAATAACGATATTCCAGTATTTTTTCGAGACCCCTGTGTTTTCCAGGGAGATTTAGTGCTTCCTTTGCTTACAGTTCCTTTCGATTGTTTTGAATGTCTGCTTCAACGAAAGATTATTGACCCACAGTGTGCCTTTTGTGAGGCGGTGCCTAACAATGGCCCAAGGCCAAGCTATTTTTAG
- a CDS encoding SDR family NAD(P)-dependent oxidoreductase — translation MSDQNTYTLVTGASNGIGKAIAKNCAARGQNVLLVALPEPKLQEVTDALKEQYPTQSFDALGTDMMQKDSPQEIYDWCKQNGYIVDILVNNAGLGNSGAFLSREASFYYGQMQLNMVSLVMLTHLFLEDMKTLPKAYLLNVASMAAFYDIPYKGIYSASKRFVHSFSQSLRKELEATNIGITILCPAAVLTNPDVIQRDKEMGKASKMTQQTPEEVAEYALARMYQGKAVAIPGFMPKVYKALGKIIPYRIQLRMLANAFIKQSR, via the coding sequence ATGTCTGATCAAAATACTTACACTTTAGTCACTGGAGCCAGCAATGGTATCGGCAAAGCAATCGCTAAAAACTGTGCTGCTCGGGGACAAAATGTATTACTCGTAGCATTACCTGAGCCCAAGCTTCAGGAGGTTACAGACGCCTTAAAAGAGCAATATCCTACCCAGTCGTTTGATGCGCTGGGTACGGATATGATGCAGAAAGATAGTCCACAGGAGATCTATGACTGGTGTAAGCAAAACGGCTATATAGTTGACATATTAGTTAACAATGCAGGCTTAGGTAACTCAGGTGCATTTCTAAGTCGCGAGGCCAGTTTCTACTATGGACAGATGCAGTTGAACATGGTCTCGCTGGTAATGCTGACCCACTTGTTCTTGGAAGATATGAAAACGCTTCCAAAGGCCTATTTACTCAATGTGGCAAGCATGGCAGCATTCTATGATATTCCGTACAAAGGAATTTATTCTGCCAGCAAACGATTTGTGCATTCTTTCTCTCAGTCTTTGAGAAAGGAATTAGAGGCAACCAACATTGGGATTACTATTCTTTGTCCTGCGGCTGTTTTGACCAATCCTGATGTCATTCAGCGCGATAAGGAAATGGGGAAAGCTTCAAAAATGACCCAGCAGACACCTGAAGAAGTGGCTGAATATGCTTTGGCAAGGATGTATCAGGGAAAGGCTGTGGCCATACCAGGCTTTATGCCGAAAGTATACAAGGCTCTGGGTAAAATCATACCATATCGCATACAGCTGCGTATGCTGGCCAATGCCTTCATCAAGCAATCCAGATAA
- a CDS encoding CPBP family intramembrane glutamic endopeptidase has translation MDIPVWKAEFLEPVLAIALVTIGFSIYHFYSISERVTQGFIAKYGETKGKTRAIWSHRYVGAMTIGIIPAIIMISVLGKSPSDYGIAFQNHATSLYWIIGLAMIIIPMNFFNSKKTKNLAFYPNVREKEWTKPMVATNAFTWCAYLFGYELMFRGLLLFATVPLLGEWPAIILNAALYALVHVPKNLEETIGAVPLGIILCLVTLTTGTIWVAFFVHITLALSNFFFSLRHHPEMKVI, from the coding sequence ATGGATATCCCCGTTTGGAAGGCTGAATTCTTAGAACCTGTACTTGCGATAGCACTGGTCACTATTGGCTTTAGTATTTATCATTTCTATTCCATATCGGAGAGAGTGACGCAAGGTTTCATCGCGAAGTATGGCGAAACCAAAGGCAAGACAAGAGCCATTTGGTCACACCGCTATGTGGGTGCAATGACCATAGGTATTATTCCAGCTATAATCATGATTTCGGTCTTGGGGAAAAGTCCTTCAGACTATGGTATTGCCTTTCAGAACCACGCGACTTCATTGTATTGGATCATCGGCTTAGCTATGATCATCATTCCTATGAACTTCTTCAACTCCAAAAAGACCAAAAACCTGGCTTTTTACCCCAATGTGAGAGAAAAGGAATGGACGAAGCCTATGGTAGCCACAAACGCTTTTACCTGGTGCGCCTACCTTTTTGGCTATGAACTTATGTTCCGAGGTCTTCTGCTTTTTGCAACAGTGCCTCTACTCGGTGAATGGCCGGCAATAATTCTTAATGCGGCATTGTATGCGTTAGTGCATGTGCCGAAAAACTTGGAAGAGACGATCGGTGCGGTTCCACTAGGTATAATTTTATGCTTAGTTACCTTGACTACTGGAACCATTTGGGTCGCTTTCTTCGTCCATATTACATTGGCACTCTCTAACTTCTTTTTCTCTTTGAGACATCACCCTGAAATGAAAGTCATTTAA
- a CDS encoding DUF6503 family protein, with protein MKKLFLSLSICLLTATVSGQSVTADQLVNRAIAFHDPDGWWSRVKMEMVIEMEMPGRPPRLSNVVVDNIKGGFHISVLSNDRLLEWMVDGKDSCDFKVNFTKPTVAEADSLNLTPDRARRWRDYYTYLYGLPMKLTDEGTNIGDEVIETTFMGKPVLSLRVTYDEAIGKDIWYFYFNPNTYAMVGYRFYHDEAKNDGEYIVLEDMIIEKGMRIPKNRSWFTNAEDKLLGTDYLKEFKVDRGW; from the coding sequence ATGAAGAAGTTATTTTTAAGTCTATCGATTTGCCTGTTGACGGCTACTGTTTCCGGTCAGTCTGTTACTGCCGATCAATTGGTCAACCGAGCCATTGCTTTCCATGATCCTGATGGCTGGTGGAGTAGAGTTAAAATGGAGATGGTCATCGAAATGGAAATGCCGGGTCGGCCCCCAAGATTGAGTAATGTTGTGGTTGATAATATCAAGGGCGGCTTTCATATCTCGGTCCTGAGTAATGATCGACTCTTGGAATGGATGGTGGACGGCAAGGACTCTTGTGACTTTAAAGTCAACTTTACTAAGCCGACTGTTGCTGAGGCTGACTCCCTGAACCTGACGCCTGACCGTGCCAGAAGGTGGAGAGACTACTATACTTACCTCTATGGTTTGCCTATGAAGCTTACCGATGAAGGGACCAACATTGGAGATGAGGTGATAGAAACCACCTTTATGGGGAAACCAGTATTGTCCTTAAGGGTAACTTATGACGAAGCGATCGGAAAGGACATCTGGTACTTCTATTTCAATCCAAATACTTATGCCATGGTAGGGTATCGATTTTATCATGATGAAGCCAAAAATGACGGAGAGTATATTGTGCTCGAAGATATGATCATCGAAAAGGGCATGAGAATTCCTAAGAACAGGAGTTGGTTTACCAATGCCGAAGACAAGCTTTTAGGAACAGATTACCTGAAAGAGTTCAAAGTCGATCGAGGCTGGTAG
- a CDS encoding 7TM domain-containing protein — translation MQPNKSYKLVSIALLVLPLMWIALRVVTNTSTVSLSEFDHQYELSYDFTVRGERDYWIKTFIPQNDARQSVEVLDGTVPQQITNAENNTIARWEGKSEGLETINLSFSFKGKSVEYQISDDIEYVPYIAFDLPKALASTEYIQSDNEQIKDVSDQLSGSQRGLKQMLKSFYNYVYELPSNGTNELTDAVTALQDQEASCNGKSRLLVALCRAQRIPARMVGGIIMESSEKKTSHAWVEIQVNDTWVPFDPLNGYFASLPAHYLKLYEGDNFLITRSPGITFDYQYKIQEERNNKFSNWGIVDLWALSTEQNLPLDMLRVMLLLPLGALLIGILKNVVGFKTIGVFLPVLISIALIETGISTGLILFSVIVFLVAALNYPLTQWGVQHTAKLTLMMSAVVLLVLALTQVLPASNTSAPLFFPFIILTLVSEKVARTIDEDGLRTALDMYAQTLVVTVIIFFVLNATVIQNFLMTFPEILISFAGINLMLGKWIGFRVLEYPRFWKTVKA, via the coding sequence ATGCAACCTAACAAGTCATATAAACTCGTCAGTATCGCATTATTGGTACTGCCACTGATGTGGATTGCGCTAAGAGTGGTTACCAATACAAGTACAGTGAGCCTGTCAGAATTTGATCATCAATATGAACTCAGCTATGACTTTACTGTAAGAGGTGAAAGAGATTATTGGATTAAGACATTCATACCACAAAATGATGCACGCCAGTCGGTTGAGGTATTGGATGGCACTGTACCTCAGCAAATCACCAATGCAGAGAATAACACCATCGCCAGATGGGAAGGGAAATCTGAAGGGCTTGAAACAATCAATCTTAGTTTTTCTTTCAAGGGAAAATCAGTCGAGTATCAGATATCTGATGATATCGAATACGTCCCATACATTGCTTTTGACTTGCCGAAGGCACTAGCTTCTACCGAATACATTCAGTCTGACAACGAGCAAATAAAAGATGTTTCGGATCAACTAAGCGGAAGTCAAAGAGGCTTGAAACAAATGCTTAAGAGCTTCTACAATTATGTTTATGAGCTTCCTTCTAACGGTACAAATGAGCTGACAGATGCCGTCACAGCCTTGCAAGATCAAGAGGCCTCTTGCAATGGTAAGAGTCGTTTATTGGTTGCGCTATGTCGAGCGCAGCGAATACCTGCCAGAATGGTTGGGGGTATTATTATGGAATCAAGCGAAAAGAAAACGTCTCATGCCTGGGTAGAAATTCAGGTAAACGACACTTGGGTGCCCTTCGATCCATTAAATGGATACTTTGCTTCACTACCAGCCCATTATTTGAAACTCTATGAAGGAGATAACTTCCTAATTACCCGAAGTCCGGGAATAACTTTTGACTATCAATACAAAATTCAGGAGGAGCGAAATAACAAGTTTTCCAATTGGGGGATCGTTGACCTGTGGGCGTTGAGCACAGAGCAGAACCTGCCGCTAGATATGCTCAGAGTGATGCTATTATTACCGCTAGGCGCTTTGTTGATCGGCATTTTAAAAAATGTTGTTGGGTTTAAAACCATCGGTGTATTCCTTCCTGTACTGATCAGTATCGCACTTATTGAGACAGGAATAAGTACAGGATTAATACTCTTTTCGGTAATCGTTTTTTTGGTTGCTGCCTTGAACTACCCACTTACGCAATGGGGTGTTCAGCATACGGCAAAACTGACCCTAATGATGTCGGCAGTGGTGTTGTTGGTATTGGCACTTACTCAAGTATTGCCGGCTTCGAACACATCGGCACCGCTCTTTTTCCCCTTCATCATTTTGACATTGGTTTCTGAGAAAGTAGCCAGAACCATCGATGAGGATGGCTTGCGAACGGCATTGGACATGTACGCACAAACCTTGGTCGTTACCGTCATCATCTTCTTTGTCCTGAATGCTACTGTGATTCAGAACTTCCTGATGACCTTCCCTGAGATCTTAATCTCCTTTGCTGGAATTAATCTGATGCTGGGAAAATGGATTGGCTTTAGGGTACTGGAATACCCCAGATTTTGGAAAACTGTAAAGGCTTAA
- a CDS encoding YjjG family noncanonical pyrimidine nucleotidase, translated as MRNYKHIFFDLDHTLWDYDANAREALYELYERYGFGRLGLFERELLADTFFEVNEGLWDLYNQSKIQRRDIRERRFPAIFQKLDASLEHMPYRIEEEYIALSPTKSRTFDAAHEVLDYLSEQYTLHIITNGFDDIQATKLSSSRLDHYFDVVITSESSKMRKPDPRIFELALDKSNAILEESIMIGDNLDSDIAGAINAGMDHVWFNPGKISTDRKVQHEIQNLIELKSIL; from the coding sequence TTGAGGAACTATAAACATATTTTCTTCGATCTGGATCATACCCTTTGGGATTATGATGCCAATGCGCGTGAAGCGCTTTATGAACTTTATGAACGATACGGCTTTGGTCGATTAGGTCTTTTTGAAAGGGAGCTTCTTGCCGATACCTTCTTTGAAGTAAATGAAGGCTTATGGGATTTATACAATCAAAGTAAGATCCAGAGAAGAGACATTCGCGAAAGAAGGTTTCCTGCGATTTTCCAGAAACTCGATGCTTCATTAGAGCATATGCCTTATCGGATAGAAGAGGAGTACATAGCACTGAGTCCAACAAAAAGCAGGACTTTCGATGCAGCTCATGAGGTGTTGGATTACCTTAGTGAACAATATACACTGCACATTATAACCAATGGTTTTGACGATATCCAAGCCACGAAATTAAGTTCATCACGACTCGATCATTATTTCGATGTGGTAATTACTTCTGAGTCATCCAAAATGCGAAAGCCAGATCCTCGGATCTTTGAATTGGCCTTGGATAAGAGTAATGCCATATTAGAAGAGAGTATTATGATCGGTGATAATCTGGATTCAGACATTGCCGGGGCTATTAATGCAGGAATGGATCATGTTTGGTTTAATCCTGGAAAAATCTCTACCGATCGTAAAGTTCAACACGAAATACAGAACTTAATCGAGCTAAAAAGCATTCTATAA
- a CDS encoding SDR family oxidoreductase — protein MSKRIFITGSTGFIGRKLAMKLADEGHEVVALIRSKQKAADLQHERISFVEGDLFAIESLENGMKDCQEVYHLAAFASVWAKGDTFKTVNIDGTLNVLDAAKKQGVAKVVVTSTAGVIGPAIDGPVNEDTPRQVDFFTDYESTKYESELLIKEYVSKGQHVVIVNPTRVYGPGPLNVSNSVTKLVKQYIEGKWKFIPGDGLSTGNYVYVDDVINGHVLAMQNGRAGERYLLGGDDATYFELFDTIAEIGGKKYKLYKMPLGVLLTFGRLQLFMAERFGRQPMITPGWVRKYLYKWSVSSAKAQNELGYEVTSLKQGIQNTVDWLKENNV, from the coding sequence ATGTCGAAACGAATATTCATAACAGGCAGTACCGGTTTTATCGGTAGAAAATTGGCCATGAAACTGGCGGATGAAGGTCATGAAGTAGTGGCATTAATTCGTTCGAAGCAGAAAGCTGCAGACTTACAACACGAGAGAATATCCTTTGTAGAAGGTGATCTCTTTGCTATTGAGTCTTTGGAAAATGGGATGAAGGACTGTCAAGAGGTATATCACTTAGCGGCCTTTGCAAGCGTCTGGGCTAAAGGTGATACTTTCAAAACAGTAAACATTGATGGCACTTTAAATGTCTTAGATGCTGCTAAGAAGCAAGGTGTTGCAAAAGTGGTAGTAACTTCTACAGCAGGTGTGATAGGCCCTGCCATTGATGGCCCCGTAAATGAGGATACTCCGAGACAAGTAGACTTTTTTACCGACTACGAAAGCACCAAATACGAATCAGAGCTTCTGATCAAAGAATACGTCAGCAAAGGCCAACATGTGGTCATTGTGAACCCTACAAGGGTTTATGGTCCTGGTCCACTGAACGTTAGCAACTCTGTAACCAAGCTTGTGAAACAGTATATCGAGGGTAAGTGGAAGTTTATTCCAGGCGATGGATTGAGCACGGGTAACTATGTCTACGTGGATGACGTCATCAACGGACACGTGCTCGCTATGCAAAACGGTCGTGCGGGTGAACGGTACTTATTGGGAGGTGATGATGCGACTTACTTTGAGCTGTTCGACACCATTGCGGAGATTGGCGGTAAGAAGTACAAGCTTTATAAAATGCCATTAGGTGTATTATTGACTTTCGGAAGACTACAGCTCTTCATGGCCGAAAGGTTCGGAAGACAGCCGATGATTACGCCAGGATGGGTAAGAAAATATCTGTATAAATGGAGTGTATCCAGTGCCAAAGCTCAAAACGAACTTGGCTATGAGGTTACTTCTTTGAAACAAGGAATTCAGAACACAGTCGATTGGCTGAAAGAAAATAATGTCTGA